One part of the Hydra vulgaris chromosome 01, alternate assembly HydraT2T_AEP genome encodes these proteins:
- the LOC136074391 gene encoding uncharacterized protein LOC136074391 — translation MTTSEILNFTEMPIENNGIKKLEFHEYEPAARTNLNSPGEIRINAVTQDIYTLPSGAYLLFEGQLVKFADRTAYANTDAVTLTNNGIMHLFSQISYQLSNQNLKTINHPGIAATMLGMLKYPNDFQLAQGLHELWYKDTATTAVLADNLGFALRQAYITQKPTTKGIFLICIPLRHIFGFCDDYDKVIFGFKHTITLVRKTNNDAIFKLATVADARVNPNKISLFIPHVLPADAERFKLFNQIASKTNIPVCYRQRQCDTISVQQSTGFSWDVCTRMVTERPRYVIVAFQT, via the coding sequence atgacaacttctgaaatattaaattttacagaaaTGCCAATTGAGAATAATggaattaaaaaacttgaattccATGAATATGAGCCAGCTGCTCGTACAAATCTAAATAGTCCTGGAGAAATAAGAATCAACGCTGTGACACAAGATATTTACACACTTCCATCTGGAGCTTATCTCTTATTTGAAGGACAACTTGTTAAATTTGCTGATAGAACAGCTTATGCTAATACAGATGCAGTAACGCTGACAAATAATggtattatgcatttatttagTCAAATATCATATCAATTATcaaaccaaaatttaaaaactataaatcacCCAGGTATAGCAGCTACAATGTTAGGAATGCTTAAATACCCAAACGACTTTCAATTAGCGCAAGGATTACATGAATTGTGGTATAAAGATACTGCAACAACAGCAGTACTTGCCGATAACTTAGGGTTTGCATTAAGACAAGCATACATAACTCAGAAACCAACTACAAaaggaatatttttaatttgcataCCTTTAAGGCACATTTTTGGATTCTGTGATGATTACGACAAAGTTATTTTTGGATTTAAACATACAATAACTCTTGtaagaaaaactaataatgaCGCAATTTTTAAGCTTGCTACTGTAGCTGATGCAAGAGTTAATCCTAATAAAATATCATTGTTTATACCACATGTGTTACCAGCAGATGCAGAAAGGTTTAAACTTTTCAATCAAATCGCATCAAAAACGAACATTCCAGTATGTTATCGTCAGCGTCAGTGTGATACTATATCTGTTCAACAATCTACTGGATTTTCTTGGGACGTGTGCACAAGGATGGTTACTGAAAGACCAAGATACGTTATTGTTGCATTTCAAACATAA